In the genome of Saprospira sp. CCB-QB6, one region contains:
- a CDS encoding glycosyltransferase family 4 protein, whose product MFDLIPSFITAFIITFFAIPSIIKIAIEKNLCDEPGERRSHNRSIPTLGGLGVFAGLIFSITFWIPFDSAAYPAHRYVQYVLCAYIIIFLIGAKDDIIPLSPIKKFLGQIVAACILVFKAGIYLSSLYGIFGINDIPYALAAPLSVFSMLVIINALNLIDGINGLAATIGIICCGVLGLWFYQFGRLDLAILAFAMLGALAAFLYYNASPAKIFMGDTGSLLLGLTLSVLAISFIESNKLPHEHCYIESVPAVAIAILIIPLFDTLRVFSLRAMRGKSPFQPDRTHIHHILIDLGCSHMQATAILALINLLFIGIAFQLQFLGSLELLLVLLLIAVLLTSFSFYLINRKQGQKA is encoded by the coding sequence ATGTTTGACCTCATCCCAAGCTTTATTACCGCCTTTATTATTACCTTTTTTGCGATTCCCTCCATTATTAAAATCGCCATTGAAAAGAACCTTTGCGATGAACCTGGCGAAAGGCGTTCGCATAACCGTAGTATCCCCACCCTTGGGGGCTTAGGCGTTTTTGCTGGACTCATCTTCTCTATTACCTTTTGGATCCCCTTTGATAGTGCCGCTTACCCCGCCCACCGCTACGTACAATACGTACTTTGCGCCTATATCATCATTTTCCTGATTGGCGCCAAGGATGATATCATCCCGCTCAGCCCCATCAAGAAGTTTTTGGGCCAAATTGTGGCCGCCTGTATTTTGGTCTTCAAAGCAGGTATCTATCTCAGCAGCCTTTATGGCATTTTTGGCATCAATGATATTCCTTATGCCTTGGCCGCCCCGCTCTCGGTCTTTAGTATGCTGGTCATTATCAATGCCCTCAATCTCATTGATGGCATCAATGGATTGGCCGCCACTATCGGCATCATTTGCTGCGGAGTGCTGGGCCTTTGGTTCTATCAATTTGGCCGACTCGATTTGGCCATTTTGGCCTTTGCGATGCTAGGCGCACTGGCCGCTTTTCTTTACTACAATGCCAGTCCCGCCAAGATTTTCATGGGCGATACGGGCTCACTTTTGTTGGGCCTTACCCTCTCGGTTTTAGCCATTTCCTTTATCGAGAGCAATAAACTTCCGCACGAACATTGCTATATCGAATCTGTACCCGCTGTAGCCATTGCCATCCTCATCATCCCCCTCTTCGATACACTGCGAGTCTTTAGCCTTAGAGCCATGCGCGGCAAATCGCCTTTCCAACCCGATCGAACACATATTCACCATATCCTAATCGACCTAGGATGCAGCCATATGCAAGCCACCGCTATCCTTGCCCTCATCAATCTGCTCTTCATTGGCATCGCCTTTCAGTTGCAGTTTTTGGGCAGCCTAGAACTCCTTTTAGTCTTGCTATTGATCGCCGTTTTACTCACCAGCTTTTCTTTTTATCTCATCAATCGCAAACAAGGACAAAAGGCCTAA
- a CDS encoding DUF4292 domain-containing protein gives MQFLLLLFLVASLGACKSGERLAKKTEERTKKELLNRLKAQYLDFEWLEAKGKGKLKTEEENLSFSLKMKMRRDSLVWMTFKKVSVEGLRLQISKDRLETLNRQANEYRAEPYGKLEEQLGVSLSLRELQDLLLGNPILLERLDFKLKQDSQYYHLSSPLPQNGQLELWLDADYRIRKSRIQRTEAEYMTVTFEDYQELNGKYLAFTKILEAQNAAGKSVYLKIDLNKIELNEPQRMRFKVPDHYEQWINGYKQ, from the coding sequence TTGCAATTCCTTCTCCTCCTCTTTTTGGTGGCGAGTTTGGGCGCTTGTAAATCTGGCGAGCGCTTGGCCAAAAAGACCGAAGAGCGGACGAAAAAAGAGTTGCTCAATCGCTTAAAGGCGCAATATCTGGACTTTGAGTGGTTGGAGGCCAAGGGCAAGGGCAAACTGAAGACTGAAGAAGAAAACCTTTCTTTTAGTCTAAAAATGAAGATGCGGCGAGATAGTTTGGTTTGGATGACCTTTAAAAAGGTGAGTGTGGAGGGCCTGCGCTTGCAGATTTCCAAAGATCGGCTAGAGACCTTAAATCGGCAGGCTAATGAATATCGGGCGGAGCCTTATGGCAAATTGGAAGAGCAATTGGGGGTGAGTTTGAGCTTGCGAGAATTGCAAGATTTGCTCTTAGGTAATCCGATTTTGTTGGAGCGTTTGGATTTCAAATTAAAGCAGGATAGTCAATATTATCATTTGAGTAGTCCCTTGCCGCAGAATGGGCAACTGGAGCTTTGGTTGGATGCCGATTATCGGATTCGGAAAAGCCGTATTCAGCGGACGGAAGCGGAGTATATGACCGTTACTTTTGAGGACTATCAGGAGTTGAATGGCAAATATTTAGCCTTTACAAAGATCTTGGAGGCCCAAAATGCAGCGGGAAAATCCGTATATTTGAAGATTGATTTGAACAAAATAGAATTAAACGAGCCGCAGCGCATGCGTTTTAAGGTGCCCGATCATTATGAGCAATGGATTAACGGCTATAAGCAGTAG
- a CDS encoding tetratricopeptide repeat protein, whose translation MSILKYIVLSSGLLASQLGQAQKTTDQRPEEAEVLLQKQFIEASREKILGNSNEALARYKEIVEKAPKLSAPYFQMAELYEELKQPEEALKALASCHELAPLEPDYVAAYAKALSKMGKHKEAAELYEELIKNSNEERYFHDWIFYLLRSKDQKTALKVYDRLEKEKGPKADYYLKRHKIYAQMGKDKKALKELEELQKNLPPSAEHYLLLAQYQERLGLEKEARASYKEVLALDPKQADANIAMAEVFRTEGDYPRYLKALEQVFADGGQPPLAKIKVLEPLVNAYLSGNSQIDGPSLQRLAKNILQQHPGYAQASLLYGDLLSQERKYSLAAQAYEEALAQNKNQLPIWGQLMASYNRLQNSQALLKTAQECVSLFPAQALGYYYQGLAQNQLEDYTAAGKSLKRAIERAFDQQQLKAHAQAALGQALAGQKKYAEAEKQFEQARAILPKAPAPMASYCQSLLAQNKSLEEVEKMSASLLKEDAYNPLYLGIAARLAYLKNDFRAAQKEFGKAFDNGGERNPLLQEQYGDLLFKMGDLEGALKAWKKAKELGSVSTILERKIESKSLYE comes from the coding sequence ATGTCTATACTCAAATATATTGTATTGTCTTCCGGCCTTTTGGCTAGCCAATTGGGCCAAGCACAAAAAACAACAGATCAACGTCCAGAAGAAGCAGAGGTCCTTCTCCAAAAACAATTTATTGAGGCTTCTAGAGAAAAGATTTTGGGCAATAGCAATGAGGCCCTTGCCCGCTATAAAGAAATTGTAGAAAAGGCTCCTAAATTGAGTGCCCCCTACTTCCAAATGGCTGAACTCTATGAAGAGCTCAAACAACCAGAAGAAGCCCTAAAGGCCTTAGCTAGCTGTCATGAATTGGCTCCCCTAGAGCCCGATTATGTTGCGGCTTATGCCAAAGCACTAAGCAAGATGGGTAAACATAAAGAAGCGGCTGAGCTCTATGAGGAGTTAATCAAAAATAGTAATGAAGAGCGCTACTTCCATGATTGGATTTTCTATTTGCTTCGAAGCAAAGACCAGAAAACGGCCCTTAAGGTTTATGACCGCCTAGAAAAAGAAAAGGGTCCCAAGGCCGACTACTACCTCAAGCGACATAAGATTTATGCTCAAATGGGGAAGGACAAAAAGGCGCTCAAAGAGTTGGAAGAGCTGCAAAAGAACCTGCCTCCTTCTGCTGAGCATTATTTACTTTTGGCCCAATACCAAGAGCGCTTGGGCTTAGAGAAGGAAGCTAGAGCCAGCTATAAAGAAGTTTTGGCCCTAGACCCCAAACAAGCCGATGCGAACATTGCCATGGCGGAGGTTTTTCGGACCGAAGGAGATTACCCCCGCTACCTAAAGGCCCTAGAACAAGTTTTTGCGGATGGGGGACAACCGCCTTTGGCCAAGATAAAAGTCTTAGAACCTTTGGTCAATGCCTATTTATCGGGCAATAGCCAAATTGATGGACCAAGTTTGCAGCGATTGGCGAAAAATATTCTTCAGCAGCATCCAGGTTATGCGCAGGCGAGCTTGCTTTATGGCGATTTGCTCAGCCAAGAGCGGAAATATAGCCTAGCCGCCCAAGCTTATGAGGAAGCTTTGGCCCAAAACAAAAACCAGCTACCCATTTGGGGACAATTGATGGCCAGCTACAACCGCCTACAGAATAGTCAAGCCTTATTGAAAACGGCTCAAGAATGTGTGAGTTTGTTTCCCGCCCAAGCCCTAGGTTATTATTATCAGGGATTGGCCCAAAACCAACTAGAAGATTATACAGCAGCAGGCAAAAGCCTAAAAAGAGCTATTGAGCGGGCCTTTGATCAGCAGCAGCTCAAGGCGCATGCGCAGGCGGCCTTGGGGCAGGCCTTGGCTGGGCAAAAGAAATATGCAGAGGCCGAAAAGCAATTTGAGCAAGCTCGGGCCATTTTACCCAAGGCGCCTGCGCCTATGGCCAGTTATTGCCAAAGTTTATTGGCCCAAAATAAGTCTTTGGAGGAGGTGGAAAAAATGAGTGCAAGCCTACTGAAAGAAGATGCTTACAATCCTCTTTATTTGGGAATCGCCGCTCGTTTGGCCTATTTAAAAAATGATTTTAGAGCGGCTCAAAAAGAGTTTGGGAAAGCCTTTGACAATGGGGGGGAGCGCAACCCACTTTTGCAAGAACAATATGGCGATCTGTTGTTTAAAATGGGAGATTTGGAAGGCGCACTTAAGGCTTGGAAAAAAGCCAAAGAGCTAGGGAGCGTATCGACCATATTAGAGCGGAAAATTGAAAGCAAAAGCTTATATGAGTAA
- a CDS encoding carboxypeptidase regulatory-like domain-containing protein translates to MKYIYLLLFQLVGLYNFAQTGSIRGKVSDAEAAKPLVGAQILLEQNGQQLKAVQTDLDGNFVLLSVPAGVYDLVCTHAEAPKQEIKGMTIREGGIRLAYFRLGNPDIDLGGKAEENHESQSLNRYSAQSMLLRRKSSQQIIETLAAESVFHSGDEDLSKALRQLPQINVENNNQLSIRGLGGRYVKTLLNGAELPSLDLNSSSSLIQLDLFPTTIIDHIILRKGYSADQLASFGTGVVDIETRRFPDQQQLQAQIHVGLHERSSFNSDFQTYEGGRLDFLGIDDGSRSLPSDALNLGGGSSTRDLTLALRNRTLEVPANFETQSQMPGPNLGFNFSISRRRDLKKGRSLSYAFVALYKRSSMMYEDGYASIHHLIGDYDSNYELDNELELSDRFYAEQTRANLFFTLSYKSRRNRISLVIMDNLGTEKSYRELEGLGGRYEDVSGLTDTRYRTQSWNFEQKNIAALQLLGRHLRRNEQLEIDWIVSASLSNSNQPDLRYFSELYTVHNFTGEEQNHRIVEEAGGEPRRYYRRIQAFSGEGQLNFNRKYKNKALQNLRWGFRSTAKYQFFDERQIRYNTSYLPYTGGGAASYIQEANYINWSDTDDALIPGIFLENSYDSTNNYVALELLLGAYASSLWTLGPKTQLEAGFRVEGVINAYTGFDQDSISVDGFHMYPVLLPSVSLRHELDKNVLFRAAYSGTIARPSLRELSAFTSFDYMGDYKITGNLELAKRPTHLQHLDLRWERYEGQHSLLAGGFFAKYLINPIELATLEPGFRDEMQFRTAPWGYLLGMELELRQELGMLGKWGEAWLMQLNLSYVHARAKVGAAEYEFMHLEMDNPAKFRQLFGQSPYNMSVLLQYHNKKLNFEANVGLQVQGERLAYVLYGNTPDIIEQPRPNLDVHFNKPLGRHFQLRFSVQNLLDSPFLQTQTFKAREYAYREFRWGRSFNLGFYYNMNK, encoded by the coding sequence ATGAAATATATTTATCTCTTGCTGTTTCAGTTGGTTGGTTTGTATAACTTTGCGCAAACGGGCTCTATTCGGGGAAAGGTTAGTGATGCCGAGGCGGCTAAGCCATTGGTGGGGGCCCAAATTTTATTGGAGCAGAATGGGCAGCAGCTTAAAGCGGTGCAGACGGATTTGGATGGGAACTTTGTATTATTGTCGGTGCCGGCGGGGGTGTACGATTTGGTTTGTACGCATGCCGAGGCGCCCAAGCAAGAGATAAAGGGGATGACGATTCGGGAAGGCGGTATTCGTTTGGCCTATTTCCGTTTGGGAAATCCCGATATAGATTTGGGGGGCAAGGCAGAGGAAAACCATGAAAGCCAGAGCCTCAATCGTTATTCGGCCCAGAGTATGTTGTTGCGTAGAAAGAGTAGCCAGCAAATTATAGAAACCTTGGCGGCGGAGTCTGTTTTTCATTCGGGAGATGAGGATTTGAGTAAAGCTTTGCGGCAGTTGCCCCAGATCAATGTAGAAAACAACAACCAATTGTCTATTCGAGGATTGGGCGGGCGCTATGTAAAAACCTTACTGAATGGGGCGGAATTGCCTAGTTTGGATTTGAACAGTAGTAGTAGTTTGATTCAGTTGGACCTTTTTCCCACGACTATTATTGACCATATTATTTTGCGCAAGGGATACTCTGCGGATCAGTTGGCTAGTTTTGGGACGGGGGTCGTTGATATTGAGACGCGTAGATTTCCTGATCAGCAGCAGTTGCAGGCCCAAATTCATGTTGGCTTGCATGAGCGCTCTAGTTTCAATAGTGATTTTCAGACTTATGAAGGAGGGCGTTTAGATTTCTTGGGAATAGATGATGGTAGCCGTAGTCTACCCTCCGATGCCTTGAATTTAGGAGGAGGCTCTTCCACACGAGATTTGACCTTAGCCCTACGGAATAGAACCTTAGAAGTGCCTGCCAATTTTGAGACCCAAAGCCAGATGCCTGGACCTAACTTGGGCTTTAACTTCTCTATCAGTCGAAGAAGAGACCTTAAAAAAGGGCGCTCTTTGAGCTATGCTTTTGTGGCGCTTTATAAGCGTTCTTCTATGATGTATGAGGATGGATATGCTTCTATTCATCACCTTATTGGCGATTATGATAGTAATTATGAGCTAGACAATGAGTTAGAGTTAAGTGATCGCTTTTATGCCGAGCAGACTAGGGCCAACCTCTTTTTTACCCTCTCGTATAAGAGTCGCCGCAACCGAATTTCCTTAGTCATTATGGACAATTTGGGTACAGAAAAAAGCTATAGAGAGTTAGAGGGTTTAGGGGGGCGTTATGAGGATGTTTCTGGCCTAACCGATACTCGTTATCGCACACAGAGCTGGAACTTTGAGCAAAAGAATATTGCCGCCTTGCAGTTGCTGGGTCGGCATTTGCGAAGAAACGAACAGCTAGAAATAGACTGGATTGTTTCGGCTAGTTTGTCGAATAGCAACCAACCCGATTTGCGCTACTTTAGCGAGCTCTATACGGTCCACAATTTTACTGGAGAAGAGCAAAATCACAGAATAGTAGAAGAGGCGGGTGGCGAACCACGTCGATACTATCGTCGCATTCAAGCCTTTAGTGGAGAGGGGCAGCTTAATTTCAATCGAAAGTATAAAAATAAAGCCCTACAAAACCTCCGTTGGGGCTTCCGTTCTACAGCCAAATATCAGTTCTTTGATGAGCGACAAATCCGCTATAATACTAGCTATTTGCCCTATACGGGAGGAGGCGCAGCCAGCTACATTCAAGAAGCTAATTATATCAATTGGTCCGATACTGACGACGCACTAATTCCAGGTATTTTCCTCGAAAACTCCTATGATTCAACTAATAATTATGTGGCCTTGGAGCTGCTTCTGGGGGCTTATGCCTCTAGTTTATGGACCCTCGGACCCAAAACACAGCTAGAAGCTGGTTTTCGAGTAGAAGGGGTTATTAACGCCTATACGGGCTTCGATCAAGATAGCATTTCTGTAGATGGATTCCACATGTACCCCGTGCTTCTACCTTCAGTATCGCTTCGACATGAACTGGATAAAAATGTGTTGTTCCGCGCCGCTTATTCGGGGACCATTGCCCGCCCTTCTTTGCGCGAACTTTCGGCCTTTACCTCTTTTGATTATATGGGCGACTATAAAATTACGGGGAATCTCGAACTAGCCAAGCGTCCCACTCACCTGCAACACCTAGATCTTCGCTGGGAACGCTATGAGGGCCAACATAGCCTCTTGGCTGGGGGCTTTTTTGCCAAATATCTCATCAACCCTATCGAATTGGCCACTCTAGAACCTGGTTTTAGAGATGAAATGCAGTTTAGAACGGCACCTTGGGGCTATCTTTTGGGTATGGAGCTAGAGCTCCGCCAAGAGTTGGGTATGCTCGGCAAATGGGGAGAAGCTTGGCTGATGCAACTCAATCTTAGTTATGTGCATGCCCGAGCCAAAGTTGGCGCAGCCGAGTATGAGTTCATGCACCTAGAAATGGATAATCCAGCTAAGTTCCGCCAACTCTTCGGCCAATCGCCCTACAATATGAGCGTTTTGCTGCAATACCATAACAAAAAGTTGAATTTTGAGGCTAATGTCGGCCTCCAAGTTCAAGGAGAACGCCTAGCTTATGTGCTCTATGGCAATACGCCCGATATTATCGAGCAACCTCGTCCCAACCTTGATGTCCACTTCAACAAACCGCTAGGCCGCCACTTTCAACTCCGCTTTTCGGTCCAAAACCTTCTCGATAGCCCCTTTTTGCAAACGCAAACTTTCAAGGCTAGAGAATATGCCTACCGAGAGTTCCGCTGGGGCCGTAGCTTCAACCTCGGTTTTTATTATAACATGAATAAGTAG
- a CDS encoding (deoxy)nucleoside triphosphate pyrophosphohydrolase → MKIITVVAAIWQRADGRFFLAQRAPEQSFAGQWEFPGGKLEAEETEPQALAREMEEEFGIQAQIGSFFMESLHPYKPQKTIRLRAYWIASVQGQPQALEHAQLAWVLPQELLNYPLSQADIPIAEALLEQLD, encoded by the coding sequence ATGAAAATCATCACAGTTGTGGCGGCCATCTGGCAAAGAGCAGATGGCCGCTTCTTTTTAGCCCAAAGGGCCCCAGAACAGTCATTTGCTGGCCAATGGGAGTTTCCTGGTGGCAAACTAGAAGCCGAAGAAACTGAACCTCAGGCCCTAGCCCGCGAGATGGAAGAGGAATTTGGCATTCAAGCTCAAATTGGTTCCTTCTTTATGGAGAGTTTGCATCCCTACAAACCCCAAAAGACCATTCGCCTGCGGGCCTATTGGATTGCCTCCGTTCAGGGTCAGCCTCAGGCGCTGGAGCATGCCCAGCTGGCTTGGGTTTTGCCTCAAGAGTTATTAAATTACCCACTTTCGCAGGCTGATATTCCCATTGCAGAGGCCCTATTAGAGCAGCTAGATTAA
- a CDS encoding OmpA family protein, protein MKQFSYLLLLAILAWNSSALQAQSARNPWGLGIYPGAYSFYALEGTDLFAPEKYGAGVELSLMRRIGSNFDFGVETNFARLAHPLDPASALAADQGNYGTRSNFLSGQLALRFRLDGGGIMDKNAPFVPFFKVGVGGSSYGDFGSWSMYVPVGLGFHYHLPKTPISITAQSNYNPHFLLPDGQEMIGFLHHSVGLTVQLGKTKQKTDNTEFIELAKQEGPKAPDRDYDGVPDENDLCPDIYGSQKTMGCPDSDGDGIKDIDDKCPQQAGFANLEGCADSDYDGIIDPEDDCPDIYSENANGCPDGMGGGEDADGDGIADADDLCPNEAGSFTANGCPDADGDGVQDALDMCPDYYGTDEYAGCPMPKDQLDSLKALVDAVRTQSDFNEKGYTTTNGGKTIQDKFGNVLEIDVDGNIMNAKTEEKLTTTGGYRLEKGQILNENDEVMNIGDDGFLYANGQKVDTENNLWAWGSNPDPSGARTGGISLGNPISDKFASNLTTGFAPVKQLTPQEAAYCQQLDLSELRAAIYFDYDAGQADANSLRALNRIVEAMRRCAILELQVAGHADADGSEVYNLELSERRAKSILRYISGAGVDDRRLKFNAYGERYPIAPNVEGSKSKNRRAEIRVQRAY, encoded by the coding sequence ATGAAACAGTTTTCTTATCTGTTGTTGCTGGCCATTTTGGCTTGGAACAGCAGCGCTTTACAGGCACAATCTGCCCGAAATCCGTGGGGTCTTGGTATTTATCCAGGGGCCTATAGTTTTTATGCCCTAGAAGGAACCGATCTTTTTGCCCCCGAAAAATATGGTGCGGGCGTAGAGCTCTCTTTGATGCGCCGCATTGGTAGCAACTTTGATTTTGGTGTAGAGACCAATTTTGCTCGTTTGGCCCATCCTTTAGATCCTGCTTCTGCATTGGCGGCGGATCAGGGGAATTATGGGACCCGCAGCAACTTTTTGTCGGGCCAACTGGCCTTGCGTTTCCGCCTAGACGGTGGAGGCATTATGGATAAAAATGCTCCTTTTGTTCCCTTCTTTAAGGTTGGGGTAGGCGGAAGCAGTTATGGAGATTTTGGCAGCTGGAGCATGTATGTTCCCGTTGGTTTGGGTTTTCATTATCATTTGCCCAAAACGCCGATTAGCATTACGGCCCAATCTAATTACAACCCCCACTTTTTGTTGCCTGATGGCCAAGAGATGATTGGCTTTTTGCATCATTCTGTTGGGTTGACCGTGCAATTGGGTAAAACCAAGCAGAAAACCGATAACACAGAGTTTATTGAGTTGGCCAAACAGGAGGGGCCCAAAGCGCCCGACCGTGACTATGACGGAGTGCCTGATGAGAATGACCTTTGTCCAGATATTTACGGCTCTCAAAAAACAATGGGTTGTCCCGATAGCGATGGCGATGGCATCAAAGACATTGATGACAAATGTCCACAACAAGCAGGTTTTGCCAACCTAGAAGGTTGTGCAGATAGTGATTATGATGGCATTATTGACCCAGAAGATGATTGTCCAGATATTTATTCTGAAAACGCCAATGGTTGCCCCGATGGTATGGGCGGCGGAGAGGATGCCGATGGCGATGGCATTGCTGATGCAGATGATCTGTGCCCCAACGAGGCTGGCTCATTTACGGCCAATGGTTGTCCCGATGCCGATGGCGATGGTGTGCAAGATGCCCTAGATATGTGCCCCGATTATTATGGTACCGATGAGTATGCGGGTTGTCCCATGCCCAAAGACCAATTGGATAGCCTCAAGGCTTTGGTCGATGCGGTACGCACGCAAAGCGACTTCAATGAGAAAGGCTATACCACCACCAATGGCGGTAAAACGATCCAAGATAAGTTTGGCAATGTCCTAGAAATTGATGTAGATGGAAACATCATGAATGCCAAAACAGAAGAAAAATTGACCACTACAGGCGGCTACCGCCTAGAAAAAGGCCAAATCCTCAATGAGAATGATGAAGTCATGAACATTGGCGATGATGGTTTCCTTTATGCCAATGGACAAAAAGTAGATACTGAAAATAACCTTTGGGCTTGGGGCTCTAATCCCGACCCTTCTGGCGCACGCACAGGAGGAATCAGCCTCGGTAACCCCATTTCTGATAAGTTTGCGAGTAACCTAACCACAGGTTTTGCACCTGTCAAGCAGTTAACACCTCAAGAGGCGGCCTACTGCCAACAATTGGACCTCAGCGAGCTTCGCGCCGCTATCTATTTCGATTATGATGCTGGCCAAGCCGACGCCAACTCACTTCGCGCCCTCAACCGCATTGTAGAAGCCATGCGCCGCTGCGCCATTTTGGAACTACAGGTGGCTGGCCATGCCGATGCCGATGGTTCAGAAGTCTATAACCTAGAGCTTTCTGAACGCCGGGCAAAATCTATCCTTCGCTACATCAGTGGTGCAGGTGTAGATGATCGCCGCCTCAAGTTCAATGCTTATGGAGAGCGCTACCCCATTGCCCCCAATGTAGAAGGCAGCAAATCTAAAAACCGCCGCGCAGAAATTCGCGTACAGAGAGCCTACTAA
- the lepA gene encoding translation elongation factor 4 yields the protein MKNIRNFCIIAHIDHGKSTLADRMLEMTNAISEREMQSQALDDMDLERERGITIKAHAIQIQHEHEGETYVFNLIDTPGHVDFSYEVSRSIAACEGALLLVDATQGVQAQTISNLYLAIDHDLEIIPVLNKIDMPSAMVEEVSEEVIDLLGCDPEDILTASGKTGEGVDKIFEAIINRIPAPKGDPEAPLQAMIFDSVFDKYRGVIAYFRIFNGKIRKNDMVQFFSNKRSLQANEIGVLKMVQQPEKELSAGAVGYVITGTKDSSDIKVGDTITLQENPTPTPVKGFEEVKPMVFAGIFPIDNDDFEDLRDALEKLQLNDASLIFAPETSAALGFGFRCGFLGMLHLEIIQERLEREFDQNVITTVPNVGYFAYNKKGEEIVVNNPSELPDPTVLDRVEEPYIQAQIITSPDYIGPIMSLCMEKRGLVKNQVYLTTNRVELTFELPLAEIVFDFYDKLKTISRGYASFDYTPIDYRASELVKLDIKLNNEAVDAFSSLIHRDKAAAFGRRLCKRLKEILPRQQFQIAIQAAIGAKIVARETISALRKDVTAKCYGGDISRKRKLLEKQKAGKKRMREVGNVQVPQKAFLDVLKLGD from the coding sequence ATGAAAAATATTCGCAATTTCTGCATTATTGCCCATATCGACCACGGAAAAAGTACCTTGGCCGACCGTATGCTCGAGATGACCAACGCCATCTCTGAACGTGAAATGCAAAGCCAAGCCCTAGATGATATGGACCTCGAAAGAGAAAGAGGGATTACCATCAAGGCCCATGCTATCCAAATTCAACATGAACATGAGGGCGAAACCTATGTCTTTAACCTCATCGACACCCCCGGCCACGTAGATTTCTCTTATGAGGTTTCTCGCTCTATTGCCGCCTGTGAAGGGGCCCTACTTTTAGTAGATGCCACCCAAGGCGTACAGGCCCAAACTATCTCTAACCTCTATTTGGCCATTGATCACGACCTAGAAATTATTCCAGTCCTCAACAAAATTGATATGCCCTCGGCTATGGTCGAAGAAGTATCAGAAGAGGTAATTGACTTACTCGGCTGTGATCCTGAAGATATTTTGACCGCTAGTGGTAAAACTGGAGAAGGAGTAGACAAAATCTTTGAAGCGATTATCAATCGCATTCCCGCCCCCAAAGGCGATCCCGAAGCTCCGCTACAAGCAATGATCTTCGACTCTGTATTTGATAAATACCGAGGCGTAATTGCTTACTTCCGCATTTTCAATGGTAAGATTCGCAAGAATGATATGGTGCAATTCTTTAGCAATAAAAGAAGCTTGCAAGCCAATGAAATCGGTGTACTCAAAATGGTCCAACAACCCGAAAAAGAATTGTCTGCTGGAGCAGTAGGCTATGTAATTACAGGGACCAAGGACTCTAGTGATATTAAAGTGGGAGATACCATTACGCTGCAAGAAAATCCTACCCCCACTCCTGTAAAAGGATTTGAGGAAGTAAAACCAATGGTTTTTGCCGGTATTTTCCCTATTGATAATGATGATTTTGAGGACCTACGCGATGCCCTAGAAAAGCTACAACTCAATGATGCTTCTCTCATCTTTGCCCCCGAGACTTCAGCCGCCTTGGGTTTTGGTTTCCGCTGTGGTTTCTTAGGTATGCTTCACTTGGAAATTATCCAAGAACGTTTGGAGCGGGAATTTGACCAAAACGTGATTACCACTGTTCCCAACGTAGGGTATTTTGCCTACAACAAAAAAGGCGAAGAGATTGTGGTTAACAACCCTTCTGAATTACCTGATCCTACGGTTTTGGACCGTGTAGAAGAACCTTATATCCAAGCTCAAATTATTACTTCACCTGATTATATTGGCCCAATTATGAGCCTTTGTATGGAGAAGCGAGGATTGGTAAAGAATCAGGTTTATCTCACCACCAATCGTGTAGAGCTCACCTTTGAACTTCCTTTGGCAGAAATTGTTTTCGATTTCTATGACAAGCTAAAGACCATCTCAAGAGGATATGCCTCTTTTGATTATACGCCTATCGATTATCGGGCTTCAGAATTAGTCAAACTCGATATCAAACTCAACAACGAGGCGGTAGATGCCTTCTCTAGCTTGATTCACCGTGATAAGGCCGCTGCTTTTGGTCGCCGTCTTTGCAAGCGTCTCAAAGAGATTTTGCCCAGACAGCAGTTCCAAATTGCCATTCAGGCCGCTATTGGCGCCAAGATTGTCGCTCGTGAAACCATTTCGGCCCTCCGTAAAGATGTAACTGCAAAATGTTATGGTGGTGATATTAGCCGTAAACGTAAGCTACTCGAAAAGCAAAAAGCGGGTAAAAAGCGTATGCGTGAGGTCGGGAATGTTCAGGTGCCTCAAAAGGCCTTCCTCGATGTCCTCAAATTAGGAGATTAA